Genomic segment of Apium graveolens cultivar Ventura chromosome 7, ASM990537v1, whole genome shotgun sequence:
TTCATTTTGTTCATTTTAGCATGGTGAAACTCTGTCCAAAACAACCCGTTAAAAATAATATATGTATTATTATATATAGATGCTATGTTGCATTATGGAGAAAATATATTATCCATCAAAGTATATAAGCATAATGTTGCAGGGAAAAACATGTATGTTCGCTGAATCTTATATCAATACTTTAACTGAAAAATGATTATAATAAGTACAACTATCTGTTATGTTGTATATGAATTATTACATATTAAAAAAAGGATAAACATAATATTATTCCTTCATATTGAATGTGGTTGATGTACGTTTAATTTGGAAAGAGTAACCAAATATATGTGACGATCAAGTTTCTTTGATAAAAATATAAGCCAACTATATTAACTTGGTGCATAAATATGAAAAATTAAGCGAGATTAAACATGCTCTCGAACAAATGGCAGTTCAAAgaaaaatttaattttaagaTGGAAGACGGGATCAGCTGCAGTATTTGTGCAACTTGATTATTAGTATAGATGACAATAGGGAGCTGTTGAGGTATGTAAAGTTCTGACAGAAGTAATGTAACCCAAGACAACTTCCAGGTGGTGCCTGTAATAGCACACAACACGGTTTTCTGATGTAGACCAGAAAATGATTTTTTGCTTACTAGAATGTCAAGTAACAAGGATAAGAACCCAACATCAAACACATGCCAATAATACTTTTGAGCATGCCGGTCGAATCTAAACAAGAACTATAATCGCAATTTTAAAAAATTGTAAACTTGAGGTATGAAGAAATAGAGTAAAATAGAACCTTAAAAGGAGTTGTTTTCAAGTAGGGAAGAACCTTATGAACAAATAACATATGTGGGACTCAAAACTGTTGCAAAAATTGGCTTAAGTGGTGAACCACAAATGCAATATCAGGGCGGGTGATTTCGAGGTATAAGAGTTTTCCAACATATTTCATATATCGGGATAAAGCATCTAGCAGTTTAATATTTGCATCAACATGAAGGGAATGAGGTTTGCAGTCCTCAAAGACCAACATTCACTAGCATATCATTTGCAAACATATGCTGGTAAAGGGCCAATattcactggacaaaggatggtaatggaaatagacaagatagctttagaaaatgtgttaaAAATTTATTGCAAGTTTTACAAACCAGTGTTGTTGGTCTATAAAGTATGCACGTGTCATTAGTTTAGAAGTAATGAGAAAGATCTAGAAAatatcttgtattctctctcaagatttgTAGAGGAGTTCTTATTTCAAGAACATATATTTGTAGTAAAACAAATTTGATTACTACattcaagtgagtttttgatatctTGTTTATGTATTTACTGCTTAACAATTTATCTCTACAAATTCATATATTTTTTGTTCAATTTAAGATAAATACTTTCAGagttaattaaaatttaaagaaacacattcaccccccccccggttgttatatttcactgcactcaatatctaacacaTTAAGTTAATAATTACAACTGAGTAGACATTTCAACTATTATTATTATCACACTGATAAAAGTAATCAATTTGAAAAATCATTGACAAAGCTAGACTATTCAAAGCATGCTAACCGAGTAGTCATTTCAACTGTTTGGAAAGCATTTCTTACTATTTCTTCAACTGACAACGTGATTGGACAAGtcatatttaattttatattaaaaatagaCTGAATTATTTCTTCTCGTATTCATTTGTTCCGTATATACTTTTATTTGATTCAACAGTTGAGATATACTTTTGCTGATATTTACAAAATTTTCATTTATCAATTAGAGAAAAATGAGTTATACACCTGGTGATATTTACAGAGAGAAGGTTATGAAATGGTTTTGTGATGATGATTTTAGGTACTCAATGAATCCGAATTTACGTTACTCAACAACGTTGGTAATCACGATGGAGAGGGAGTGGGAATGGCGTGTAGGGTGCCTTGCAAGTTGTGTAGACCAATGTCAAGCTCGTGCAGTACGAATACCAAAATTACGCGCCATTCACATACAACTGGACACTCCTGACCAGCTACAATTAACTTTATTTCGTGCGAGAAAGAAAGATAATAGAATGAGGATGTGCTTCAACTGCAAGTATCTAGAAATAAAAAGTAGAGAGTATGCTGAAGATGGTGACCATCAGAGCGCAATGATGTATCATAATTGGGCTCTAGGTCCTAATTACGTGTCAGATTGTGACATATCCAGTGATGAATAAGAATATTTGGTTCAAGGGGATATTTATAAGCAATTTCCATGTTCTATCATTATGTTATGTGTTAAACTTATCCTTACGCGTGTACTGAACTTTCAATACTGTATGATTTTGTTGTTGCTCGAATATATCTTCGTAATATTAAGTTTGTCGTCATTTGTCACAATTATTACGAGAGAAGCTATTTTACGAATTCACCCCTCAATTTTATGTCTACATTAATAGTTTTGCCTATAAATGTATTCTCCTTTTCAACTGCAAATCATAATTGCATATCATAAAATGGATAAGGGCAAAAAGCAAGCAACTTCTACAATTATTAGGTTCGGTATGCGTGGAAAGAAAATGAAAGAAGATGAAGGCGATCGTCGGGAAAAAGGAAAGGTGAACCACCAGACACTGAATGCAATAAGAGCTAATAAAATAGTTTAAAAAGTCTTATAATGATCGCCTATTGACGGTTTAGGAACGTATTGCTCAAATTGATGAAGTATACAAAAATATGACAAAATGGAAATAAACCTTATTGCAAGAAAATATGTTGAAATTGGAAGGTACGTTGATGCTCATGAACACGGTGCAAAACTGGCAGAGGTAGCGGGGAATGCTGAAGATGAGAAAGATGAATATGTTGTCAACCTTgctgatttttttaaaaaaacacaTCTCTTGCTAATCTTTTTAAGAAAATATCTAATGTGATGCACCTTATTTTCAGTACTTGTTATGTTAAAagttaaatttaaattttatgttattttaatattttgttacTGTTTACATTATAAATTGTTGGATATTAAATGCAAAGAAATGTAACACAGAGGGGGGTAAATGTATTTGTTGGATTTTATTTGGTTTTTAAAATAGTTTGGATTATTGGTGAACAAAACAGTTTAGAATTGTAGAGATAACATGATTGACAGTAAAACACACAAGacacaatatcaaaaactcacttaattgtattaattaagtttgtcttgctacaaatctatattcttgaaaaataagaactcagcttctattttgagagaatacaagatttttctacATCTGTTTTGTTACATCTAAACTAAAGatccgtgcatgctttatagactagaaacacgggtttacaaaatTTGCACgaaaatgtactaaaccaatttctaaagcaaccttgtctattttCTTTTACGGTGTTAGCAAATTTGTGTAAAATCTTGCATCTTTGTGAGCATCCTTTGTCGAGTGAATATTTGCCCTTGATATTGTATTCTTCAAactacttttgtagactttccaatctagtgaatgaattatttgttgactgataatcttgaatcttgaacttgtctgtatgctgaatttgagatagtatgtcgagatctccttTTGCTTTGTAGAGAAGTGACATGTCGATAactataatgacttatcgatatctcgagTTCCCGACAtagtaaatgacttatcgaggtatctagttctctacatgcagaatgacttgtcgacatctccagttctctatataggcttttgacttgtcgacatcttgagttctctacatgaggaatttgacttttcgatatctctgagatctctatatacatattttgacttatcgatatctttgagatctctatatgatttattggcttgtcgatatctccagttctctacatcttcatttgacttgtcgatatctgagatctctacatgcagaaatgacttatcgatatctcttgggacttctttacaagtcattttggacttctcaatatacctgatctgtgacttgtcgatatattgACTTAGATTATTTTTTCTAGAACAACATTATTTAACTCCAAgtttctacacttttctctgagacatgatcaggatttgatcttcttccatagtttattccttagcttgaaacttttcacagaaaaatcctccaATCTTATCTACTAAACATTTCTATagactcaaggaatacaattacataatacaaatattgattatcaaacaacttaatctCAGGACtatcaatatgacttagtcttttTATTATGCGGACATGCCTTACACAACACAAATTACCATTGATAATTATGCATACCATATACCATACATTTGAATTTTCTGGCTTGTATCAAACTACAACGGTACTAATTTAAGACGTCCCAAAAACTTTCGTAATAATTTATGAAAAACTGTATTTTATAGGCTATTCAACATGCTTCAACGAACTACTTGGTCATTTTCAGACCTCTAAATAACAACTTTCTACATCCTATAAATTGGTTTTTTATGACATATTTCAAAATAGGACAACACTATTTTAATACCCAACAAAGAAATTCAACAAGTTGGAATATAAATCATATTCCGTAATGCACGAAAAATCGACGTCGAGCCGAAGTGGTCAAATACTACATAATTCTTAAATTAAGgtaagaaaaaaataaataaatattcagctatgaactttgaaaaaaaaattctttgATGGACGCCATTTCAAACGACGTTCACAGCcgtaaaaataaataaaaaatcaGCTTTAAACCAATTTTATTACTTATGGTTCGTTTTATACCAAAAAAAGGGATTCCCCCTTATTAGATCCTCGTTCTGCTCGATAAAATTTGAAAGTGAGGAATCAGTCTTTGTAAAAACTGCAGAGTTATATCAACTATTCATGAACTCGCTATCGGCACCTGGATCAAACATTACTGTGAAAAGTCCGAGTATAACATTTCATGAAGATGATAAAGCGGCAGCTAATGCAAATTACAAATGGTAACAACCCTTTATCTTTAACTTCAAAAATTCGTTCTGTACACTTTGGTAATGTTCACAACCTTAATGATGCCTTGAACCTGTTTGATGAATTGCTTCAAAGACAATCTAACCCCCCTAATGATTTTCCATTTAACAAATTGCTGGGCATTATCACCAAGATGCGACATTATGATTCTGTCATTGTTTTGTATAAGAAAATGTGTTTCTCGAGACTTCCGGTCGATTGTGTTACCATGAACATTGTTATCAGGTGCTATTGTCATTTGAATCTTCCGGGTTTTGCATTTTCTGTATTTGGGAGTTTTTTTAAGCGAGGTTTTACGCCTACTACACGTGCATATACTGCACTTATAAATGGTCTAATTACCGCGGATAGGGTTCCTGATGCTGTAAATTTGTTTAGGAAGTTGATCAGGGACAAAGATTGTGAACCGGATGGTGTCATGTTTAATTCTGTAATAAACGGGCTTTGCAAGGTTGGAAAGACCTCCAATGCTATAGGGTTGCTTAAATTGATGGATAAATTTGAGTGTAAACCGGATACCATAACTTATGGCACGATTATAGACAGTTTATGCAAAGACAAACATGTTGACAAAGCTCTGGATATTTTTTCACAAATGATTGGAAAAGGTATTCCGCCTAACGTTTTCACGTATGGTTCACTGATTCGAGGACTATGCAATGTTGGTTGGTGGGATGAAAGTATCAGGATGTGGAAGCATATGCATGCTTCTGGAATTGCTCCAGATGtgtatatttataatatattggTAAGTACGTGCTGCAACGAAGGGAATATAGAAGGTGCTGAATTTTTGGTGGATAACATGAGGCAAAGAGGGATTAGTCCTGATGTTGTAACTTACAATTCTCTTATAGATGGATATTGTATGCAGAATAAGTTGGAAGAAGCAATGGATTTATTCAATAACATGAACAATAAAAACCTTCTCCCGGATGCTTATACATATACCAGTTTAATAAAGGGATTCTGCAAGCATTACAAACTGGACAAGGCGATGCATTTCTTTCAGTTAATGCAGTCCAAAGGAGTAAAACCTAATGTTATTACTTACAGCACTCTTCTAGGTTGTCTATATCGAATGGGTAAATGTGAAGCTGCCTTTGAATTGTTTAATGAGATGCAAATGAGGGGAATCAAGGCCAATCTGCACATCTATAGGGACTTGCTACATGGACTGTGTCAAAATCACCAGATTGTAGATGCATTGTCGTTTCTTAAGCTGTTGGAGACTAGGGGATTAGATCGTGATATTggtctttacaccatcatcatgAATGGTTTTAGCAACCACGGGCGTTTTGATACAATGAGGTCAATTTTTGATGATCTTTCTACAAAACGTCTCAAGCCTGATGTTCAGACTTACACAGTACTGATAAAAGGTCTATGCTTGCATGGGAAATTTGAGGAAGCAAAGCAATTTCTTGTGAAAATGGAAGAAGATGGCTGTCCACCAAATACTGTCACTTACAATGTCATTGTTCAAGGATTTCTGAAAGGAAACAAATTTCACGAGGCTGTGCCAATTCTCGAGGAAATGGTTGGGAGAGGTTTTACACCTGATTCATTGACCTTTGAACTCCTGCTGAAACAAGATTCCAGTTTGATTG
This window contains:
- the LOC141671479 gene encoding uncharacterized protein LOC141671479 translates to MKMIKRQLMQITNGNNPLSLTSKIRSVHFGNVHNLNDALNLFDELLQRQSNPPNDFPFNKLLGIITKMRHYDSVIVLYKKMCFSRLPVDCVTMNIVIRCYCHLNLPGFAFSVFGSFFKRGFTPTTRAYTALINGLITADRVPDAVNLFRKLIRDKDCEPDGVMFNSVINGLCKVGKTSNAIGLLKLMDKFECKPDTITYGTIIDSLCKDKHVDKALDIFSQMIGKGIPPNVFTYGSLIRGLCNVGWWDESIRMWKHMHASGIAPDVYIYNILVSTCCNEGNIEGAEFLVDNMRQRGISPDVVTYNSLIDGYCMQNKLEEAMDLFNNMNNKNLLPDAYTYTSLIKGFCKHYKLDKAMHFFQLMQSKGVKPNVITYSTLLGCLYRMGKCEAAFELFNEMQMRGIKANLHIYRDLLHGLCQNHQIVDALSFLKLLETRGLDRDIGLYTIIMNGFSNHGRFDTMRSIFDDLSTKRLKPDVQTYTVLIKGLCLHGKFEEAKQFLVKMEEDGCPPNTVTYNVIVQGFLKGNKFHEAVPILEEMVGRGFTPDSLTFELLLKQDSSLIDMIQNFSPKIKNSADPKV